The Zerene cesonia ecotype Mississippi chromosome 19, Zerene_cesonia_1.1, whole genome shotgun sequence genome has a window encoding:
- the LOC119834305 gene encoding retinoid-inducible serine carboxypeptidase-like: MGIIFNISANLDDPEIHRCVNTTVNAQYGDYKQDFGYVDVREGAHMFYWLYYTTADVKNHTERPLIVWLQGGPGGSSTGIGNFEILGPLDLTLQERDYTWIKNFNVLFVDNPVGTGFSYVDELRFLTKSNDEIALDFVELMRGFYRNNPIFENVPLYIYGQSYGGKMAIDMGIRMREAEEAGTIKSNLRGIAMGNAWISPVDATLTWAPLLLAAGLIDKTGYDNIQKSAFEAERLFNAGLYRESSFQWGRTQQQVFSATTYVDFYNILTRIPLDWLQDTPRNLDEFLTKLTIRDHPIQLPEGQEEIDLDEFMNTVIKDALNIPANVTWGSQSNAVFDTLRGDFMKPVTDGIEKLLNETDIILTKYNGNLDLICDTPGQILWVDRLKWAGAEGYKNAPRQPIWENNQLEGYYKSYGNFRFFWINKAGHSVPRDNPAGSNAFLRDMTSFG, from the exons ATgggtataatatttaacattagtGCAAATTTGGATGATCCTGAAATTCATAGATGTGTAAACACAACTGTTAATG CACAGTATGGTGATTACAAACAAGACTTCGGTTATGTGGACGTCCGTGAGGGCGCGCATATGTTTTATTGGTTATATTATACCACGGCTGACGTCAAGAATCACACAGAAAGACCATTGATAGTCTGGTTGCAAGGCGGGCCCGGAGGCTCATCGACTGGTATCggtaattttgaaattctaGGTCCTCTCGACCTTACATTGCAAGAAAGGGATTATACTTGG ATTAAAAACTTCAACGTGCTTTTCGTGGATAACCCCGTTGGAACGGGATTTAGTTACGTTGATGAATTAAGATTTCTGACCAAAAGTAACGATGAAATAG CATTGGACTTCGTGGAATTAATGCGAGGATTTTATAGAAACAATCccatatttgaaaatgtacCTCTGTACATATACGGACAATCTTATGGGGGTAAAATGGCTATAGACATGGGCATTCGAATGCGCGAG gcgGAAGAGGCTGGGactattaaatcaaatttaagaGGGATAGCTATGGGTAATGCTTGGATATCACCTGTCGATGCTACTTTAACCTGGGCCCCACTATTACTAGCCGCTGGTCTTATAGACAAGACCGGTTATGACAACATCCAAAAATCAGCATTCGAAGCTGAAAGACTATTTAATGCTGGCCTGTACCGGGAATCCAGCTTTCAGTGGGGAAGAACGCAGCAGCAAGTGTTTAGCGCAACAACCTATGTGGACTTTTACAATATTCTTACGAGAATACCACTTGATTGGCTCCAAGATACTCCCCGAAATCTTGATg AATTTTTAACGAAACTGACAATAAGAGATCACCCTATACAGTTACCGGAAGGACAGGAAGAGATAGATCTAGATGAATTTATGAATACGGTAATCAAGGATGCACTTAACATACCCGCAAATGTTACGTGGGGATCGCAGTCAAATGCAGTCTTTGACACTTTGAGAGGCGACTTTATGAAACCTGTTACCGATGGCA tTGAAAAGCTATTAAATGAAACGGACATAATCCTCACCAAGTATAATGGAAATTTAGATCTTATTTGTGACACTCCAG GACAAATATTGTGGGTCGACCGCCTCAAGTGGGCTGGAGCAGAAGGGTATAAAAATGCACCCCGCCAACCAATTTGGGAAAACAATCAGCTGGAAGGATATTACAAATCATACGGAAACTTTAGATTCTTTTGGATTAATAAAGCAGGGCATAGT GTACCGAGAGATAACCCAGCCGGATCGAATGCATTTCTTAGAGACATGACTTCATttggataa
- the LOC119834306 gene encoding retinoid-inducible serine carboxypeptidase-like has translation MFTLSLTNWAIIGLLILAGLGVLIWWLVTDTSNDKFETILLETDGLGQVKYNAAYTRIYGAGDIFWWFFPSTSDQSRPILLFLGGVTGIPDSFLLNFGGIGPLDFNLNTRNTSLVSDYHLLFVDSLLGTGFSQLEDEQSILTNLSDMVDNLIYTLQSFYGHNDEYEDAPLYIYAQGDASHLAIPLTTRLLEDEDYSHKIKGIFLGNPTISPALTLTKLGFYLEELAYVDGNGRAAIEEFSTSLSSLVSSKNFEEAFNQFFSLGEFINERAGAVAVNVGYIVEKLTRNSVRDYFGLSAYRDRVIPSDINMKSFMEETIAPALGISNDNNYDEKRDDVIKAFRPLYMEPIVDKYTLG, from the exons ATGTTTACCTTATCTCTTACTAACTGGGCGATAA TTGGCTTACTTATATTAGCTGGACTGGGTGTTCTCATTTGGTGGCTAGTAACAGATACTTCAAATGATAAGTTTGAAACAATtc TTCTTGAGACTGATGGGTTAGGTCAAGTTAAATACAATGCAGCATATACGAGAATTTATGGTGCCGGCGATATTTTCTGGTGGTTCTTCCCATCTACGTCTGACCAGAGTCGACcaattttactatttctagGTGGGGTTACAGGAATACCTGATAGTTTTCTCCTAAACTTTGGGGGAATAGGGCCCTTAGACTTTAATCTAAATACGAGGAACACATCGctg GTCAGCGACTATCACTTGTTATTCGTAGACAGCCTCTTAGGGACTGGGTTCAGTCAACTTGAAGATGAGCAGTCGATCTTGACAAATTTAAGTGATATGG ttgataatttaatatacacttTACAATCATTTTATGGACATAATGATGAATATGAAGATGCGCctttatacatttatgcaCAAGGTGATGCGTCTCATTTAGCCATTCCATTGACAACACGATTGCTAGAG GATGAGGACTATTCTCACAAAATAAAAGGAATCTTTCTAGGTAATCCCACAATATCACCAGCTCTTACACTGACCAAATTGGGATTTTATTTAGAAGAATTAGCCTACGTCGATGGTAATGGTAGAGCGGCAATAGAAGAATTTTCAACCTCGCTGTCCTCCTTAGTGTCATCGAAAAATTTTGAGGAAGCCTTTAATCAATTCTTTTCTTTGGGTGAATTCATAAATGAAAGAGCTGGTGCCGTAGCGGTTAATGTGGGATATATCGTAGAAAAATTAACTCGCAACTCAGTTAGag ACTACTTCGGACTAAGTGCGTATCGTGACAGAGTTATTCCATCTGACATTAATATGAAAAGTTTCATGGAGGAAACAATTGCGCCAGCGCTTGGAATTtcaaatgataacaattatgATGAAAAACGGGATGATGTTATTAAAGCTTTTAGGCCACTTTACATGGAACCCATAGTAGATAAAT ACACTCTTGGATAA